The genomic interval ATTAGTGATACATTATAAGGTATAGTATTATGCCAGTTAGCAACCGATATTATGTACTTATTAAGAAATGGGGTCATTTTTATGGCAAGAAAAGTAGTCGTAGTCGATGATGAAAAACCAATTGCGGATATATTAGAATTTAATTTGAAAAAAGAAGGTTATGAAGTATTTGTCGCATATGATGGCAACGATGCGGTCGACTTAATCTATGAAAAAGAACCTGACATCGTGTTACTCGATATTATGTTGCCTGGCCAAGACGGTATGGAAGTGTGCCGTGAAGTGCGTAAAAAATTCGAAATGCCAATTATTATGTTAACGGCTAAAGATTCAGAGATTGATAAAGTACTCGGTCTTGAGCTTGGGGCGGATGACTATGTGACAAAACCATTTAGTACGCGTGAATTGATTGCGCGTGTGAAGGCTAATTTACGCCGCCATTATACACAACCGAGTCAAGAAAATCACATGCAGACGAATGAAATTACAATTAAAGATATTGTGATTTATCCAGACGCTTATTCTATTAAAAAACGCGGTGAAGATATTGATTTGACGCATCGTGAATTTGAATTGTTCCATTATTTATCGAAACATATGGGACAAGTGATGACGCGTGAACATTTACTCCAAACGGTATGGGGTTATGATTATTTCGGTGATGTGCGTACTGTAGACGTCACGATTCGTCGTTTACGTGAAAAAATTGAAGATGATCCTTCTCATCCAGACTATATTGTGACGCGTCGTGGTGTTGGATATTTCTTACAACAACATGATTAGAGGATGGCAAATATGAAGTGGTTAAAACAATTTCAATCCCTTCACACGAAACTTGTTATTGTCTATGTCCTGTTGATTATTATTGGTATGCAAATTATTGGTCTGTACTTTACGAATAGCCTCGAAAAAGAAATGACTGAGACGTTTAAGACAAACATTTCTCAAAATGCGAAACAAATCGAGCTCGGAATTGAAAAAATATATGCAGATGGCAATGATTCAGGTAATACACAAAAAGATATTCAAAATTTACTCAACGAATATGCCAATCGTAATGAAATGATAGAAATTCGCTTTATTGATAAAGATCAAATCATTATTGCGACATCAAAGCAATCGAATCGTACGATTATTAACCAAAAAGCGAATGATAGTTCTATTCAAAAGGCATTGTCGCTTGGGCAAGAAAATTCGGATACGGTGCTGAAAGATTACGGTGAAGGTAAGCAGCGTGTATGGATTAAAAATATGCCGGTGGTGACTGGCGATGGCATGATTGGTGATATTTATATTGAGTCGAATATTAACCAAGTGTATGATCAGTTAAGTAGCATTAACCAAATTTTTATCGTAGGTACAGGGATTTCACTCATTATTACAGTGATTCTCGGTTTCTTTATTGCGCGTACGATTACGAAGCCGATTACTGATATGCGAAATCAGACAGTCGAGATGTCTAAAGGGAACTATACGCAACGTGTGAAAATTTATGGTAATGATGAAATTGGCGAATTGGCGCTAGCGTTTAATAACTTGTCGAAACGTGTTCAAGAAGCACAGGCGAATACGGAAAGTGAGAAGCGGCGTCTGGATTCTGTTATTACCCATATGAGTGACGGGGTTATTGCGACAGATAGACGTGGCCGTGTGCGCATTATTAATGATATGGCGCTGAAAATGCTAGGGAAGTCTAAAGAGGAAGTCTCCGGGTACTTTATTTTTGATGTATTAGATTTACAAGATGAGTTTTCACTTGAAGAATTAAATGAAAATAATGATAGTGTCCTCATTGATATTAATGAAGAAGAAGGTATTATTGCACGTGTCAACTTTAGTACGATTGTGCAAGATACTGGCTTTGTGACAGGTTACATTGCAGTGCTACATGATGTCACTGAGCAACAACAAATTGAACGAGAACGTCGCGAGTTTGTAGCGAATGTATCACACGAATTACGGACACCATTAACGTCTATGAACAGTTATATCGAGGCGTTGGAAGAGGGCGCATGGCGTGATGAATCGATTGCACCTCAATTTTTATCAGTCACTCGTGAGGAAACTGAGCGAATGATTCGTCTTGTCAATGACTTGTTACATCTGTCTAAAATGGACAATGAGTCTGAAACGATTACGAAAGAGATTGTCGACTTTAATATGTTTATCAATAAAATTATTAATCGACATGAGATGGCTGCGAAAGATACGACGTTCGTGCGTGATATTCCGCGAGAGACGATATTTACAGAAGTGGATCCGGACAAGATGACGCAAGTGTTCGACAACGTCATTACGAATGCGATGAAATATTCGCGCGGTGAGAAACGTGTCGAGTTCCACGTGAAACATAATCCCGTCCATAGTCGTTTAACGATTCGAATTAAAGATAACGGGATTGGGATTCCGATTAATAAAGTAGATAAGATTTTTGACCGCTTTTTCCGTGTGGATAAGGCACGTACGAGAAAGATGGGGGGTACAGGACTGGGTCTTGCCATCTCTAAAGAAATTGTCGAAGCCCATAACGGTCGTATTTGGGCCAATAGTGTAGAAGGACAAGGCACATCCATTTTCATCACATTACCTTGTGAGAAAATTGAGGAAGGTGATTGGGATGCGAATTAGAGAATTGATTAAGTCAATTGTGTTAGCCATCCTCGTCCTATCGAGTATTGTGTTGACGGTGATGATTTGGAACTTTTCGCCTGATTTAACCGATGCGGACAATGTGCATACGAAAGATGAGACAGAGGCAATCGGGACGCGTTACGATAAAGCGTTTAGTCAAGTGGTGACGCCTTTACAGCTTGTGCATATTGAAAATGACGATGTAAAAGGTATGCCAGCAAATAAAGATGTGAATACATTAATGACCGTATTTCAAAAACACCGCATTATTGAAGTAGAAGATATTCAAAATGATGACGTCGTGTTATTGCGTGATTTGAGCAATCATTTCGTCGTGTTAGACTACCCGTCAGACATCCCGCTGTCGATGTATTTGAATGAAGTCATTGAAATTCCTGCGAAAGTGCCGACAAACTTTAAATTTAACCGACTTATTTTAGATGTCGATGATTCCCAACATGTGATCATTTATGCCATGCAGCCGAATCATCAACGTGCGATTAAGTTAGAAACGAATTTGAATACGAAATATGTGCAGCAGCGCATTCAGAAAATGAAAGCGGACTTGGAACCGTACTCAGATGTTGTGACGAACCGCAGTACGATTAATAAGGCGACGTATATGTATGCCTTGAAAGCGCCGAAAAACTTAAAAGCATACCGAACTATTTTTAATCGTATTAACGTGGAAGATTTGAACGCGATTCTGTTTGATAACACGCCGATTGTGCGTACAACGAATAGTGGGAACACGACATACAACAACAATACGGGCGTCGTGAACTATAATGCGAATCGTGAAACGTATGACTATACCAATTTGTCAGAAGATGAGCATAGTACGCGTAATATGAACGTCAACTTGCCACGTGCGTTTGATTTTATTAATAAACATGGTGGGTTTACGGATGATTTTCGCTTATTTAGTACGGACAGTGACCATGGACATATTACTTATCAAATGTTTCTGAATGGACGTCCAATCTTTTATCCGGACCAATTAAACGAAATTCGCGTCTTGTGGGGTGAACGTGGCTTGTATGAATACAGTCGCGGTTTATTAAAAACGAACGTGACGATTGATAACGGTGAAAAGCCTGAGTCGTTACCGGATTTGGAAGATGTGCGTTCTGTATTAGCTAGCAAAGGTGATATTGATTTTACGAAAGTCGAACAAATGGTCATCGGTTATCGCATGAATCCGATTAAAGGACCGGAAAATAGTATCGAAATTCAAGAAGGCAGTCAGTTTATACCGACGTGGTACATTCAATATGATCACGAGTGGTACGAATATAAAGACGGGGAGTTGATTGAGACATGAACTGGAAACGTGCAAAATCATTGTTCATCGTCGTGTTTCTCCTCGTTAATATTTGTTTAATCTTTGTGTATAATGATAAAATTAGTAAATCGAAAATTAGTGATGCAGAACAGCAAAATTCGGTTAACTTTGAACAAGAAAATATCAAATTGCCGAAAAATATGCCTGATGTGAGCCACGTGAAAATGCAGCTCATTACAGCACGTTCGAAAGACTTTAAAGATGATGCGGAAAAAAATGATAAAGCAGAAGCACGAAATAACGGGCACACATTGGACAAAGAAATGAGTGAAAGTGTCAATGTGAAACTCGATCCTATTTCGCATTTGAAACCGTACATCGATCAAAATATTTATAAAGGCAACGAGTATCAATATCACGATACGAGCGATGGCAAAATTAAATATGAACAGACGTATAAAGGCTTCCCGATTATGAATAACAATCGTGCAGAACTGACATTTGATGTGAAAGACGATACAGTCAAAGCGTATGAGCAGTCTGCAATGGAAGACGTCCTTCCGTCTAAAGGGGCGAATAATGAACCACGACAAGTCATTAGTGCCCATAAAGCTGTCGAAGCACTTTATTATAATCAGTACTTAAAACATGACCAAGAAGTCGAAAACATCCGACTCGGTTATTATACGGTGGTCAAAGAGACGAATATTCAAGTCTTGCAAGCCAACTGGGAAATAAAAGTGAAAGACGCAAATGGCACACATACGTATTATGTAGAGGCAATTTCGTCCAATCCACAAATTATTGAACAATAGAAAGGGTGGTCTCTTGATACGAATGAGTGTACTCGCAAGCGGTAGTACCGGCAATGCGACATATGTAGAAAGCGATAAAGGCAGTTTGTTGATCGATGTAGGACTCACAGGTAAAAAAATGGAGACACTTTTCGATCAAATCGACCGGAAAATTTCAGATTTAAGCGGCATTCTCGTGACGCACGAGCATAGCGACCATATTAAGGGGCTCGGCGTCATTGCACGTAAGTTTGGTGTGCCGATTTATGCGAACGAAAAAACATGGACGTGTATTGATAAAAAGGATTCTAAAATTCCGTTAGATCAAAAGTTTGTATTCAATCCATATGAAACGAAGTCTATTGCAGGTTTTGATATAGAATCGTTCAATGTATCACACGATGCGATCGATCCACAGTTTTATATCTTCCATAATAACTATAAGAAGTTAACGATGATTACGGATACAGGTTACGTCTCTGATCGAATGAAAGGGATGATTCGGGGGAGTGATGCCTTTATATTTGAAAGTAATCATGACGTCGATATGTTAAGAATGTGTCGTTATCCGTGGAAGACGAAACAACGCATCTTGAGTGATATGGGACATGTGTCGAATGAAGACGCAGCTCACGCAATGAAAGATGTCATCACAGGCCAGACGAAGCGGATTTATTTATCGCATTTATCACAGGATAACAATATGAAAGACTTGGCCCGTATGAGTGTCGGTCAGATCTTGCAAGAACATGATATTGATACTGTGAATGAAGTGAAGTTGTGTGACACGGATAAAGCGATACCTACACCAATATATACGTTATAATGAAATAATTGATAGATAGAAGCACATGAATTTCAAGTAAAAGTCTTGAGGTTCATGTGTTTTTTATGATTATGCAAAATAATAGAAGCATCAGTAGCTTAATAATAAGATATCTCCCTGTTTTAACAAGGTGGATAAAAAATTATCTAAGTAAGATGTATAAAAGTGCAACAAATAGAGCACTTATCCCCAAATGTGTGCACAAAATAATGCACTTACACACAATTCACACGTTAATAACCTACTTACCAACAAACTTATCCACATATCAACAGTCTTATGCACAATTATCTTGATATTTTCTAAAAAACTGTGTACAAACTTTATACAAAAAACGTTATAATGGGTATAAACCTGTGAGTAACTGAATAACTTGTGGATAACTTTGCGTTTATTCACAATGGAGGTCAAAATGAAAATTACTGTTGTCGCAGTTGGAAAACTGAAAGAGAAATACTGGAAGCAAGCTATTGCAGAGTACAGCAAAAGACTAGGGGCATACACAAAATTAGAAATTATTGAAGTTCCAGATGAAAAAGCACCTGAAACAATGAGTGATAAAGAAGTCGAACAAGTGAAACAAAAAGAGGGCCAACGTATTTTAAGTAAAATCAAACCACAATCTACAGTCATCACATTGGAAATCGAAGGTAAGATGGTTAGCTCTGAAGCCTTATCTACAACATTAAATCAACGTATGACGCAAGGTGCGAGTGACTTTACCTTTGTGATAGGGGGATCTAATGGCTTACATCAAGACGTCTTAAACCGAAGCAACTTCGCATTGTCATTCAGCAAAATGACATTTCCTCATCAAATGATGCGCGTTATCTTGTTAGAGCAAGTATATCGGGCATTTAAAATAATGCGGGGAGAAGCATATCATAAGTGAAGTTAAAAATGATTGATTTATTCGACATTGGAATATAACATTGATTTCATTTATGCAGGTGTCATTTTTATTCTTAAATATGAATTGAAATAATAAAGTATTAGTGATTAAAGAAAAATATTGGATCTATGTCAAGAAACCGGACACAGAAAAAAGAGAATTCTACCGCGCTTCGCTTGCTTGCCTAGCTCATCATGTACTTTTGAAAATCAAAAAGTACATGATGAGCTAGGTTATTTTGTTGCGTATTTCTTCTCAAATTCAATGGGCTCATATCATTTAACGTTGAATGCATGCTTTTAGAATTGTAAAAAGTAAGGATATATTCCACAATACTAAACATCGCTTCATTCCTCGTTTGATAGTTCTTATGATGTATCAATTCCTTTTTAATGATACTATGAAAAGATGCTATACATGCGTTGTCGTAACAGTTTCCTTTACGACTCATACTGCTCTGAATCCCTTTTTCACGTAGTAAATTTTGATATTCTATTGAGGCATATTGACTTCCTTGGTCTGAGTGGTGGATTAACCCCTCTCTAGGTTCTTGAATTGTATATGCTTTGTTTAAAGCTGATATCACAAGTGCTTTAGTCATACGAGGTGCCATCGCCCAACCAATGATTCTACGAGAAAACAAATCCATGACAGTTGCTAAATAGAGCCATCCTTCTTTCGTGTATACATACGTGATGTCAGCTACCCAAACACTGCCAGGTTGCGATACTTTAAACTGTTGGTTCAACAAATTAGGGTATACAGGAAGATGATGCTTTGAATGGGTCGTTGCCTTGTATTTCTTTTTTGTGATAGACCTTATACCGAGTTCCTTCATCAATCTACTGACAGTTCTTTGGGTTACAGTATGTCCATGACGTCTTAGTATTTGTGTGATTTTGGGACTTCCATATCGTTTTTGACTTTTAATATAGATTTGATAAATCTGCTTCTTCAAACCTTCACGCTTCACTATGCGCGCACTTGGCTTGCGATTTTTCCAATCATAATAACCACTTCTCGAAACACCTAGAACTTGGCACATCTTTACGACACGAAATTCATGTCGGTGTTCATAGATAAACTTGTATATTACTTCTGGTCTTTGGCAAAGATGTGCATAGCCTTTTTTAAGATTTTATTCTCTTCTTCTAAATCTCTTAATCGCTTCTCTAAATCAGCTTCTGTTTGCTTCTTGGACGTCCGTTTACCGCTACCGACAAACCCTTTTTCACCGTCTTTACGGTATATACTCAGCCATCTTGTTAAGGTTTGAATAGGAATATCTAGATCTCTAGAAACTTCTGAGGCACGTCTCCCTGATTCTACTCATTGAATTGCTTCCATTTTAAAGCTATGATCGTATTTTCTTCTCGCCATCATTGATACTCCTATAAATTGATTTCTTTTATTATACATTAAATTCTTATCAATTTACTGTGTCCGTTTCTTAGTCTAGCATCACTCCTACTCGATTGCAGCTAATATTACGCTTGCTTAGCCAATGCGAAAATAGTGCAATAACACATCCACTGACAATGGTGACAGCTAGCTGTACAAGGATTTCCTGCATAAATTAGACTTCCTCTCAAAGTCGATTTGACGCTTTGAGAGATAAACGACCCTCATCTCATTTCCTCTTTTTTAATCTTTAAAAAATGTCCAAAAACAAAGAACTCCATACATGGGGCTGGGACGTAATTCCTGCCCTCTTCGCTAAAAAAGCTCTGATTAGATGTAAAAAAACATTTAATCA from Staphylococcus sp. MI 10-1553 carries:
- the walK gene encoding cell wall metabolism sensor histidine kinase WalK, whose protein sequence is MKWLKQFQSLHTKLVIVYVLLIIIGMQIIGLYFTNSLEKEMTETFKTNISQNAKQIELGIEKIYADGNDSGNTQKDIQNLLNEYANRNEMIEIRFIDKDQIIIATSKQSNRTIINQKANDSSIQKALSLGQENSDTVLKDYGEGKQRVWIKNMPVVTGDGMIGDIYIESNINQVYDQLSSINQIFIVGTGISLIITVILGFFIARTITKPITDMRNQTVEMSKGNYTQRVKIYGNDEIGELALAFNNLSKRVQEAQANTESEKRRLDSVITHMSDGVIATDRRGRVRIINDMALKMLGKSKEEVSGYFIFDVLDLQDEFSLEELNENNDSVLIDINEEEGIIARVNFSTIVQDTGFVTGYIAVLHDVTEQQQIERERREFVANVSHELRTPLTSMNSYIEALEEGAWRDESIAPQFLSVTREETERMIRLVNDLLHLSKMDNESETITKEIVDFNMFINKIINRHEMAAKDTTFVRDIPRETIFTEVDPDKMTQVFDNVITNAMKYSRGEKRVEFHVKHNPVHSRLTIRIKDNGIGIPINKVDKIFDRFFRVDKARTRKMGGTGLGLAISKEIVEAHNGRIWANSVEGQGTSIFITLPCEKIEEGDWDAN
- a CDS encoding two-component system regulatory protein YycI gives rise to the protein MNWKRAKSLFIVVFLLVNICLIFVYNDKISKSKISDAEQQNSVNFEQENIKLPKNMPDVSHVKMQLITARSKDFKDDAEKNDKAEARNNGHTLDKEMSESVNVKLDPISHLKPYIDQNIYKGNEYQYHDTSDGKIKYEQTYKGFPIMNNNRAELTFDVKDDTVKAYEQSAMEDVLPSKGANNEPRQVISAHKAVEALYYNQYLKHDQEVENIRLGYYTVVKETNIQVLQANWEIKVKDANGTHTYYVEAISSNPQIIEQ
- a CDS encoding type I toxin-antitoxin system Fst family toxin, with the translated sequence MQEILVQLAVTIVSGCVIALFSHWLSKRNISCNRVGVMLD
- a CDS encoding MBL fold metallo-hydrolase, translating into MSVLASGSTGNATYVESDKGSLLIDVGLTGKKMETLFDQIDRKISDLSGILVTHEHSDHIKGLGVIARKFGVPIYANEKTWTCIDKKDSKIPLDQKFVFNPYETKSIAGFDIESFNVSHDAIDPQFYIFHNNYKKLTMITDTGYVSDRMKGMIRGSDAFIFESNHDVDMLRMCRYPWKTKQRILSDMGHVSNEDAAHAMKDVITGQTKRIYLSHLSQDNNMKDLARMSVGQILQEHDIDTVNEVKLCDTDKAIPTPIYTL
- a CDS encoding YycH family regulatory protein → MRIRELIKSIVLAILVLSSIVLTVMIWNFSPDLTDADNVHTKDETEAIGTRYDKAFSQVVTPLQLVHIENDDVKGMPANKDVNTLMTVFQKHRIIEVEDIQNDDVVLLRDLSNHFVVLDYPSDIPLSMYLNEVIEIPAKVPTNFKFNRLILDVDDSQHVIIYAMQPNHQRAIKLETNLNTKYVQQRIQKMKADLEPYSDVVTNRSTINKATYMYALKAPKNLKAYRTIFNRINVEDLNAILFDNTPIVRTTNSGNTTYNNNTGVVNYNANRETYDYTNLSEDEHSTRNMNVNLPRAFDFINKHGGFTDDFRLFSTDSDHGHITYQMFLNGRPIFYPDQLNEIRVLWGERGLYEYSRGLLKTNVTIDNGEKPESLPDLEDVRSVLASKGDIDFTKVEQMVIGYRMNPIKGPENSIEIQEGSQFIPTWYIQYDHEWYEYKDGELIET
- the rlmH gene encoding 23S rRNA (pseudouridine(1915)-N(3))-methyltransferase RlmH encodes the protein MKITVVAVGKLKEKYWKQAIAEYSKRLGAYTKLEIIEVPDEKAPETMSDKEVEQVKQKEGQRILSKIKPQSTVITLEIEGKMVSSEALSTTLNQRMTQGASDFTFVIGGSNGLHQDVLNRSNFALSFSKMTFPHQMMRVILLEQVYRAFKIMRGEAYHK
- the yycF gene encoding response regulator YycF; this translates as MARKVVVVDDEKPIADILEFNLKKEGYEVFVAYDGNDAVDLIYEKEPDIVLLDIMLPGQDGMEVCREVRKKFEMPIIMLTAKDSEIDKVLGLELGADDYVTKPFSTRELIARVKANLRRHYTQPSQENHMQTNEITIKDIVIYPDAYSIKKRGEDIDLTHREFELFHYLSKHMGQVMTREHLLQTVWGYDYFGDVRTVDVTIRRLREKIEDDPSHPDYIVTRRGVGYFLQQHD